Genomic segment of Salminus brasiliensis chromosome 16, fSalBra1.hap2, whole genome shotgun sequence:
TTCCAGGAAGGTTAGTCTGTAACGTTACACAAATAATTATTGTAACATTCCTTACACAGCGCTGGagctggctgcccaccgctctgtgtgtgtgtgttccccttgcactagttcactagtgtgtgtgtgtgtgtgtgtgtgtgtgtgtgtatttactacCACACATGGcaaaaatgtggaggacacatttggcTGTACATAGTGCACTGACATACCTGCACCTTTCCTTTaactttaattatatatatttagttagAACTAGGTCTGCACTATATATCaattcagcatcatcatcatcatcatcatcgcaaCAGTGGCATGAACAGTAGTCACATTGCAGGATGTGCTACGTAATGTAAGAccaatgtaattaaataaagtaTCATTCAATTGAATTTTTTCTGCTTGATGTAAATGAAAAAATTGCACGGTGCTTATTTTCAAagaatatattatttattttactccaatcaaTTCACTaagtacattattattattattattattattattattattattattattattatttttgacaTGTATTTatcacaaaacaacaaaatatcacaatgtcattttttttttaatctgtcaAGATTTCTAGGAGTTCCtagaatgtttttatttaccTGTTTAATTCTCACACTTGAATCTGGGCTTTTCTCTTTTGATAAGCATATTTCAAAAagtcttttttaaataaatgattctATTATTTGGAAAGTTTGGAAACcctttataaaatatttattaaatattatgtatCGGTTTTATCAGcgtttttattgctttttattttatttatgatacattttttaatattggGAAAGTTCCTTCAGATGTCACAGTCACAGTCATGTTTCCATAATGTTAGATATTGTCTAACTGGGAACGCTGTGTAAGAAATGTTCTAAtaatcattgttattatttgtgTAACGTTACAGACTAATCTTCCTGGAACTCTGCTGAACGTTCCTAGAAGGTTCTGCTAGCTGGGAGTTGAAGGCTGTGATCTTCAGTTAGAGCCTGCTGGAACTGCCAGGGTGAGCAACCTTCATCAATACTTTACTGTTGATCAAACTTAGACCTGATATCAAACTTTCAATGATTCTGATTAAAAATCAATGATGTATCAGCATCACCCTCTGCTATCCGGGCacccttgctcaagggcccaacagtagcagcttgccgagcccgagtatcgaacccacgaccctgtcatcaacagcccggagctctaacctctgccccttattattatataagcaTTAACTGAATTAACTTTATATTCTACTGTGGCCTGGTTGTGACTGAGGAGtttagctagctgtgtttttagctgttttgCTCACAATGTCAGCCCTGGAGCTCGTTTCCAATGTGGCCTTCATAACATAAATACAGTGTGACCCAGTCAACCCTGCAGCCGGAACTTTAGGAACTAACCACACCAGCCGTCCATATAAATCTAGGATACTTTTCAGATGTGCTGCTTTGATGATGATCATTTCAGCtcaaactgtgtgtgagttctgAATCCTCCTTTAGCATCCACAAATAAACAATCCACAGATAGCATCTCCCAGGATGACCTCCGCTTCCTGACTGTAAAGATGACGTCAAGGAGCAAGGGGACAGGGGACATACATGCTCAATGTAAAACTGTATGCTATATGCTAGTGCTAACAGGCCAGTCTAAAGATATTAGAGAATATAATATATTCAGATATATGCAGTAGAACAAGTGCCagggttgtttgtttgtttgtttgtttggttgtatCTTGTTTTTAAGGCACGTTCAACGGcatggagacacacacacacacacacactcacatactctAGGAGACTTCAGTCCGGCCGCCCACTCAGCTCCCCCTTTTCCTTTCCCACAGTCAACAGGAAGACTGGGCCGAGCCTGCcaaaagtgagtgagagagagtgagagagagagagagagagagagagagagagagggtaaaagaGAGAGATCAGGAGACGGAGCGAGAGCGAGGGGTGACGAAAGAGAAGAAACACTCCAAACTCAAAGCATTTAACAAGCAGTCCAGCAGGCAGACACTCTAGCCGTGCTCATGAGCGCACCGTGGTCCAGGAAAGAGCCCGAAAAGCCCGACCTCATGTCTAGCAACCGGACCAAAATGGACAAGCCAGAGAAGCAGAAGAGGCCGGAGATGTCCAGCCAAGTGGCCAAAGGTCCAGCTCAACGCCTGAGCCGGGACTTGACCTGCTCCATCTGTCTGGACCTGTTTAAGCAGCCCGTGTCTCTGCCCTGTGACCACACTTTCTGCCAGGCGTGCATCACAGGGTACTGGAACGGGCCCAGGTCACCGGGTCAGCCCGGATCTGGATCTTGCCCGCAGTGCCGCAAGATCTTCCATGGGCAGAGCTACAGGCCCAACCGCATCGTGGCTAACATTGTGGAGAGCTACTGCCAAGGCCTGGAGGAGAGCGGCGGGCGGCTGGACGTGGTGACCCCCATGACCTCGGTGATGCCCGTACCCCGCTGTGGCCGGCACTGCGAGGAGCTGAAGCTCTACTGCGACGAAGACCAAGAGCTGGTGTGTCTCGTCTGCGGGGTCTCTCAGGAACACCGCGCTCACACACTGGTGTGTGTGCAGGATGCTCAGCAGAGATACAGGGTAAGAGATTCAAGTGTCAGTATACACTCATGTGCATCCTGCTGGTGTTCAGACTGTAGGTCATCTgatgatgcagtgtgtgtgtgtgtgttagcctcCTCTAGACCTACGTCAGTCTTGTTTGGATATACTCGGGTGGTGGACTCACTTTCGGTTTAGCAGCGACACTGATGTCTCTGATCCATTCCtaccacacacactaccaacACCACCATGTGTGTGGCCATGCAGTGATTAATGGATAGAGGGGGCAGATAAACTGCAGCAAAAGATGGAGCACCAGTCTATAAATGGTATACCCGTATTGTAGAAGGACAAAGtctgtgtttccaataaagtggcaaataaaatacacaatgtaggtgtttctaataaagtgaccagtaagtggcagcacaatgtaggtgtttctaataaagtggccagtgagtggaagcacaatgtaggtgtttctaataaagtgaccagtaagtggatgcacaatgtaggggtttctaataaagtgaccagtaagtggatgcacaatgtaggggtttctaataaagtggccagtgattagaagcacaatgtaggcgtttctaataaagtggccagtgaagaagcacaaggtatgtgtttctaatatagtggccagtgagtggaagcacaagtgtttctaataaagtggccagtgattggaagcacaatgtaggggtttctaataaagtggacagtgagtagaagcacagggtaggtgtttccaataacgtggccagtgagtggaagcacaagtgtttttaataaattggccagtgagtgtataaTTGTGCATACGTGTCTCCTAGGCAAAACCTGATCCCATGGTCAATGTTTGTAGAGTCTGCAGCTTCTTATTTTAGCTCTCCCAGTGAGGCCAAGCGTGGTTCCTATTTTCCAGCCTCCAGCTGCTTAGCTCAGCAGCTCAGACCCCTGTTAACGCTCCATGAGCTCAGCAGCCTTAGGCAACGAATGGAGAAAGTCTGTAAGGCATTAAGATCATCATTCAGCACAAAATCACTTCGTTTATGAGTGACTTATCctgtactgtctgtctctctgttggTCAGACCTCTCTGAGCAGCTCGGCCACAGCTCTGCAGGCGGAGCTGAACACGGCGCTCCAGTGCGAGAGAGAAACCGAGGACGAAGTGAAGAAACTGAAGGtaatgagaggagaagagagctgTCTTACTTCTGAACCATTCTTACTTTCCTCTTCTGTAGCAGACTGAAGGGGGCGCTGTAACATTTATCAGTTGTAACAGTCTGGTAAATCCATACAAACTCTATTAATTCTGATCAGTTCTATACTGTTTGAAGCAGACCAGCTTTCCCACCTACAGTACAcctctgacccaccatcacatctacagtacactcctgacccaccatcacatctacagtacactcctgacccaccatcacatctacagtacaatcctgactgacccaccatcacatctacagtacgctcctgactgacccaccatcacatctacagtacactcctgactgacccaccatcacatctacagtactctcctgacccaccatcacatctacagtacactcctactgacccaccatcacatctacagtacactcctgactgacccaccatcacatctacagtacacttcaGCTGACCCACCATCGCATCTACAGTACaatcctgactgacccaccatcacatctacagtacacttctgactgacccaccatcacatctacagtacactcctactgacccaccatcacatctacagtacacttcaGCTGACCCACCATCGCATCTACAGTACaatcctgactgacccaccatcacatctacagtacactcctactgacccaccatcacatctacagtacacttcaGCTGACCCACCATcgcatctacagtacactcctgactgacccaccatcacatctacagtacactcctactgacccaccatcacatctacagtacacttcaGCTGACCCACCATCGCATCTACAGTACAAtcctgactgacccactatcacatctacagtacactccagctgacccaccatcacatctacagtacactcctgtcCCACCAtaacatctacagtacgctcctgacccaccatcacatctacagtacactcctgactgacccaacatcacatctacagtacactcctgactgacccaccatcacatctacagtacactcctgacccacaatcacatctacagtacactcctactgacccaccatcacatctacagtacactcctgactgacccaccatcacatctacagtacactcctactgacccaccatcacatccacagtacactcctgacccaccatcacatccacagtacactcctgacccaccatcacatctacagctgcACATCTACACTGTGAAGTGTTTACattgggggtcttagttacagtaagAGTGTGAGATACTACCTGTAGAGTTTTCTCTGACTAAAGCTGTGTTTTGTCACGCTGCAGGAACACACAGCGGATCTGAAGCAGCGCATTGAGGCCCAGTTTAGTGACCTGCACCAGTTCCTGTATCAGGAGGAGAAGCTGCTGCAGGTGAAGCTGAAgacggaggagaggagggagcTGATCCGGCTGGACGAACACAAAGCTCTGCTGTGTGTGGAAATATCCCGCCTCCGCAGAGCCCTCGCCGATATAGAGGACAAGCTCAGGGAGCAGGACCCATACACACTCCTTAGGGTCagtctgcaacacacacacacacatacacacacacacacacacacacactcacacacactcacacacactcacacacacacacacacacacacacacacacacacacagtaaaagtTTGCACTAGAAACTTCAAgactaatatatttttttagtttttttagttgaacaccatagcaaccattgtGCAACCGCTTagcatctgggataccatagcatccacctttGTTACCATCTTTGATAccaaccacctaccaaccacTTAGCACCCCTATAGCAGCTGGCTAGctaaaacaccatagcaaccacctgcaataccatagtaaccatagCAGTTGCTTTAGCACTTTAGCTGCAAATGGCCACTTtaatggaaacacctaccttgtgcttcttctcattgtccactttattggaaactttACAGCTCTACGATACAGGTGTGCAGTTACAGACAGAGCTCCGTCTGTTGCTGCAGTTTATCAGACCACTCTACTCCTTTCATAATCAGACCAAAACGTCTCTGTGATCTTCACAGATAAAGATCTGGAAGGTGGTCtataagagtgtgtgttgtggtcaCAGGTTTGGGCAGATTTCTGATTGTTTCCCAGTCAGTGGTGGAGGTATTGTCtctgagctgaggagcagaaAGGGGAGAGCTCTGCATGAGGATGTAGAACAGCAGGATCTAATTTAGTGATGTCACCGTCTGTCTCGATGCAGAAGATAAAGCTGAGTGGAGTTCAGCATTGCAGGGGGATTTccagagaaagaaataaaggaagaaatgaggggggggggggggggtgcagggtTGGGTGGAGTGGTCGGAGCACTGATCTCATATGGAAAACACTTTTCTACTCTTCAACCCTGTGCCAAACTAATCAATGGTCTGCTTCCCGTCTCTCCACAGAACATAAAGAGCCTTCTTCAAAGGTGAGCCGGAGCTCTGCGACTCTGAGAGTCGGTCGGTTTTCACATCCTAATGTTCTGTCCGCGAGAAGCTGTGACTGGTTACTAAGCTGTTTGGTGTTATTGTTGTCTGTTGTGTGATCCAGGCAGCCGCTGAAGTTTGAGAGGCCGGCCCTGACCCCCCCGCAGCTGTGTGAAGGCCGCTTTGCCGGACCGCTGCAATACCGTGTCTGGAAATCCCTGAAAGGAAGCATCTACCCAGGTTTCCCATTTTCCCCTAGCagcacacacacgttaaacaaTGGAGAGTGGCCACTAATAACCCATTGTATAACACTGTCCTGCACTTACAGATTTGACCCCTCTGAGGGTCTCAGTGTGGTCAGAGTGCCAGTATCACACTGTGAGGTCAGAACACACTAAACTATAATAGATCCTTTACAGCGGATACTATATAACTGTACTAACTATAACTGTAGTGGATGCTGGACCCTGAATAATAttaagtagatactgaattattcataatgGATCATGAATAATTGGTTGGTTGGAGTGGTCTGACTTCTGATCTCATAGTGAATACTGCAAAATACATAGTGTAAACTGCATGATTCATAACTACTGAATTATACAAAGTGGACACTGAATGATTGACTTATAatggataatgaataattcataatggacaattaataattcataatggatcgAATggactgaattattcataatggattctgaataattaataatgaatactgaattattcataatggacactgaataattcataaaggACAATTAagaattcataatggatacggAATTATTCATAATGGATACGGAATTATTCATAATGGATACGGAATTATTCATAATGgacaattaataatttataatggatactgaattattcataatggatactgaataattcataatagatgatgaataattcataaaggacaattaataattcataatggatactgaattattcataatggatactgaataattcataatagatgaCGAATAATTCATAAAGgacaattaataattcataatggatactgaattatttataatggataatgaataattcataatggacaattattaattcataatggttactgaataattcataatagatcatgaatacataataatagactattaataactaataatggatacttaattattaattgtgtggttggtgtggcgcagcagataaaaccactagctgccagtgagctattacaccccccatgtgggagaccagggtttgattcccagtctggttgactgtatgctgcgctacaccaataagccctgggcaagactcctaacactacattggcccacctgtgtaatacgactaaccttgtaagtcgctctggataagagcgtcagctaaatgccataaatgaaaatgtaataatagataatgaatcattcataatgtacaaataataattcataatggatatagaattatttataattgaTACTGAAATATTCATAATGGATCATGAATAATTGGTTGGTTGGAGTGGCCTGACTTCTGATCTCATAGTGAATACTGCAAAATACATAGTGGAAACTGCATGATTCATAACTACTGAATTATACACAGTAcatgctaaataattcatagaggaCCCTTTATAATAGaaagtggacactgaataagtcataatagatactgaataattcatataatgaataatgtagatactgaatagtatGTAGTGTGATGTGGTGCAGCTTCACGTGTCTCGGAGGAAGGCTGTGCTAGCCTTTACTATCCCAGGGATGGCAGCATTGTAGGATAAGTTCCAGATGGTAGGGGGACCGGAATGACATAAAAACAAATTAGTTTGGGGGACATTGGGACATTGTGTCCACTGTTTTGCTTCTAACCACATATTTGTTTCTCTGCAGTGCCGTCAGCCATCACCTTTAACTCCAGCACAGCCAACCCATGGCTCAGCCTGACCCCGTCTCTGACCTGCGTCCGCTACCAGACCTTCAACAGCTCAGTGCAGGATAACCCTCAGCGCTTTAACGCAGCGCTCTCGCTGCTGGGCAGTCAGGGCTTCACCCATGGCCGGCACTACTGGGAGATTGAGGTGTACAGCAGTGCTGTGTGGACGGTGGGCGTGGCCAGAGAGTCTGTCCCCCGGAAAGGAGTCATCAAAGCCATGCCGGTCAACGGCTTCTGGACCATTTCTCTGTCCTATGGCGTGCAGTACATGGCTGGAACGTCGCCCCCTACTGTCCTGTCCCTGGACGAGCAGCTGGACCGGATCGGTGTGTATCTGGACTACAGGAGGGGCCTGGTGTCTTTCTACAACGCCGAGAGCATGACACACCTCTACACGTTCCAGGACACGTTCACCGAAACACTCTATCCATACTTCAACCTTGGATTCTTAGACAAAGTTCACGAAAACGAGCCTCTAAAAGTCTTCATGCCCAAAATCTGAAAAGGTCAGAAGTTTGGAGACACTCTTctgattttgtttgtttattttaaatgatgtaaaaaacatTACAATCAGTGATCAAATATGCACATCATTTACAAAAGCTAACACTGTGTTGATGAATATACAGTATTTCATGCATATGCAAatgatttacatatttaaatgaagCACATTTAGTGCAACACTTTTATCAGGGCATACTTCCAGTATTTCGTGGTATAAAGAGCAGGATTCACCTGATTATCTTTCTACTGTTTAAAGCCAGGGTGCAGATCTGCTCTAGGTGGGAGGGCGATCAACATAGGCTGGCAATTTATACACAAAGCTAGGTGATCAAGAATCACATAGAAATGAACCCCTTTGCACAGAACGgcttattactcagtaactacagaggcCTGCCGGcggaccataggctgtttaaggggttaataatacaatatacagtactgtTCAGAGGTTTTAGGCCCCTAATCCCATTATTCTAAATAATGTCTCTTAGCTGTAGAAACTCACAGTAGAACAGAAACATATTCCTCTGAAGAAAGTACGGGAGATTGAGTCTGAAGAACAAATCTTGTTTAACTCCATCAGCaacatttgcacagtactgtatgtggtGATATCTGTTCAGTACAGAGACGTAGTTCTGTGCCAAAAGCCTGTTTTTTCATGGTgctgtaaatattattattagctaaTTACCTCAATATTGAAGAATGTAAAGGTAATAAACTGCCCACAATCCCCAAAATGATCCcaccctcccttttggcttcaAGGTGGGTTTAAACACCTGAAAGGTCAAAGTGCAGATGAGTACTAGCAGCACAACAAAGGGAGAAGATGGGCGTTGCCTTGACAAGGCCAGGCTACTATGGAAAAGCTAGatatacccaaacttttgatgggCAGTATTCTTAGCTCTCACTGATGTCtggaggtatatatatatatatgacatcaCATACTTttacaatacactatatgtccaaatgtttgtggacaccctttctaatgaacacattcagctactttaagctgcacacattgctgacactgatgtgctaatgcacacacacacacatacacacacacatacagcttgtctaatccctgtagaggagaagtactgccaatagaataggactctctgaagcagatcaataaacatgaccctattggcaccatgctgtctaatgccaggtgtggtctagaggggtataacgcccaTCAGCCAACAAGCTCATGTGGGGCTTAATGGATatacatgggctaggtgggttccagatgggcatgagctctgagtgggtttgtgcatgtgttgttATTGGAACCCATCAGTGCATTGATGGTGCTTTATCCAGTGTTTTTGgaatgagtttgggagttgagGATTGGGAACatgacctgacctcactaacgctcttgtagctgaatgtaatcaaatcctcacagcaatgttcctgcaaaatcttctctggacagtagagacagttactccaacaaatgcaggaggaactctttttaatattgtTGACTTCTgatgaaacagtgaatgaggtgtggcaggtgtcccaatacttttgtccagtgaACACAAAGCACAGGACTGTGACTTGTGAAAGGGCAAGGCCTGAGTATCTGTGCAGTATTATAATTAAAGTCGATATTAGAGATCAATCCTGATACCCTGATTGATCACTAAACTGCAcctttaaggtttaggtttagagcTAGAGTAAAGCTACGGTGAATGTagtacatttttatttgaagGTCGAGTCAGGACAAGCAAACTTCTACAGTGGACCATTATAAGGTGTTATAAATCAGGGGTGGACAAAGAAGAGTACTTCTGTAGTTCATGAGTCTCCCACTGTTTACTTTGGAGGtcttacagtacagtaacagtgtgtgaaactacctccaccatgtttggaagcagtactttagcctggctagctctcactgtgagctgaagttgatctgctttttcaaagtaaTTTTACTTTTGtaatttcttttgtattttatctgaAGTAATATTTTACTGAGAGTATGTATTTACTGACTCGTGTGCATAGGTACTGCACTTCATCCACCCCTGATTAGATATATAGTATTACTGAATAAGGTTATGACTCCCAGGCTGGTCCTGGGTCAGATATACAATACCTATTCAGAGCCTGTGTTCTCAAAGCATCCCAGCGTTACACGGCTGATCCTGGATCAGCTCCAGAGCCCGATGGAGGACCCCCTCTACCCTCTGAGATGCTGCGAGACTGCAGGCTCTTTGTAAACGAACATGTTAGTTATGAGGACTTCGCCTGTGCAGTACTTCAGGAAA
This window contains:
- the trim69 gene encoding E3 ubiquitin-protein ligase TRIM69, with protein sequence MSAPWSRKEPEKPDLMSSNRTKMDKPEKQKRPEMSSQVAKGPAQRLSRDLTCSICLDLFKQPVSLPCDHTFCQACITGYWNGPRSPGQPGSGSCPQCRKIFHGQSYRPNRIVANIVESYCQGLEESGGRLDVVTPMTSVMPVPRCGRHCEELKLYCDEDQELVCLVCGVSQEHRAHTLVCVQDAQQRYRTSLSSSATALQAELNTALQCERETEDEVKKLKEHTADLKQRIEAQFSDLHQFLYQEEKLLQVKLKTEERRELIRLDEHKALLCVEISRLRRALADIEDKLREQDPYTLLRNIKSLLQRQPLKFERPALTPPQLCEGRFAGPLQYRVWKSLKGSIYPVPSAITFNSSTANPWLSLTPSLTCVRYQTFNSSVQDNPQRFNAALSLLGSQGFTHGRHYWEIEVYSSAVWTVGVARESVPRKGVIKAMPVNGFWTISLSYGVQYMAGTSPPTVLSLDEQLDRIGVYLDYRRGLVSFYNAESMTHLYTFQDTFTETLYPYFNLGFLDKVHENEPLKVFMPKI